In one Brassica oleracea var. oleracea cultivar TO1000 chromosome C9, BOL, whole genome shotgun sequence genomic region, the following are encoded:
- the LOC106315264 gene encoding uncharacterized protein LOC106315264, producing the protein MSSPSYHTSILCKYYLIISLVATFFMLFFFNLTYISSQYVDSNIFTMKCEEAGPKETTANLSHLMFVLVGSSRAWKHRRTYIESWWRPNATRGNIFLDVEPSEEFRPWSPTFPPFKVNEDLRKLRIYPKLENRVHIRIYRSILETYRLKQDDDVRWYVMGDDDSLFFVDNIVDVLSKYDHTEKRYIGMFSESTKSNFRLAFEMAYGGGGYALSYPMVEALVAKLDECIEKYHFIWAGDKLQSYCLADLGADLIPEKGFHQMDLRGDLSGLLSSHPTAPLLSLHHFGALAPLFPGMDRHGSVLQIMKAANVDQSRMLQQSVCYVRARNWTLSVSWGYSAHVYENIFPRSYLKLPIETFRPWLRGWFPFYMFNTRRVSRNPCEAPHWFFFDSLEQVERGVVTSYTRKFIRNMTSCSFSGDISADPLASIRVSSPITPKEGRKVECCDVEYEGADVVRSQPASVPVKALDTPPTVDRTQERNNTNACATPMLQT; encoded by the exons ATGTCGTCTCCAAGCTACCACACAAGCATCTTATGCAAATATTACCTGATCATAAGCTTGGTCGCAACCTTCTTCATGCTTTTCTTCTTCAACTTAACCTACATCAGTTCACAATATGTCGATAGTAACATATTCACCATGAAATGTGAAGAGGCCGGGCCTAAGGAGACAACGGCGAACTTGAGCCACTTGATGTTTGTGTTGGTGGGGAGCTCACGTGCGTGGAAGCATCGAAGAACTTACATAGAATCATGGTGGAGACCAAACGCGACACGAGGCAATATCTTCTTGGATGTGGAGCCATCGGAAGAGTTCAGGCCTTGGTCTCCGACCTTCCCGCCGTTTAAAGTCAACGAAGACCTCAGGAAACTCAGAATTTACCCAAAGCTAGAAAACCGAGTTCACATTCGTATCTATAGATCTATTCTCGAGACTTACAGGCTCAAACAAGACGATGATGTGAGATG GTATGTAATGGGTGATGATGATAGTCTTTTCTTCGTAGACAACATAGTGGATGTGTTGTCAAAATACGACCACACGGAAAAACGTTACATCGGAATGTTTTCGGAGTCGACAAAATCAAATTTTCGTTTAGCATTTGAAATGGCATACGGAGGAGGAGGATATGCTCTAAGTTATCCTATGGTCGAGGCTTTGGTGGCAAAACTAGATGAATGTATTGAAAAGTATCATTTCATTTGGGCAGGAGATAAGTTACAGAGTTATTGCTTGGCTGATCTTGGTGCTGATCTTATCCCAGAGAAAGGATTTCATCAG ATGGATCTACGAGGTGACTTGTCGGGTTTGCTCTCGTCACACCCAACGGCTCCTCTTCTCAGCCTCCACCACTTCGGGGCCTTAGCACCACTTTTCCCTGGCATGGACCGTCACGGCTCAGTCCTTCAAATTATGAAAGCGGCTAACGTGGACCAATCACGGATGCTACAACAGTCGGTATGTTACGTTAGAGCCAGAAACTGGACCTTATCGGTCTCGTGGGGATACTCTGCTCATGTCTATGAGAATATATTCCCACGAAGCTACTTGAAGCTTCCCATCGAGACATTCCGTCCCTGGCTCCGAGGATGGTTTCCGTTTTACATGTTTAACACGAGACGGGTGTCTAGAAATCCATGTGAAGCTCCTCATTGGTTCTTCTTTGATTCGCTTGAACAAGTGGAGAGAGGAGTTGTTACTTCCTACACAAGGAAGTTTATTAGAAACATGACTTCTTGTTCTTTCTCTGGTGATATTTCTGCGGATCCTCTTGCTTCGATCCGAGTCTCCTCTCCCATAACTCCCAAAGAG GGAAGAAAAGTGGAATGTTGTGACGTGGAATATGAGGGTGCCGATGTT GTCCGGAGCCAGCCTGCGTCTGTACCGGTTAAGGCCCTGGACACTCCTCCCACGGTGGATCGAACCCAGGAGCGCAACAACACCAACGCCTGCGCCACACCGATGTTGCAGACATAA
- the LOC106318921 gene encoding LOW QUALITY PROTEIN: zinc finger CCCH domain-containing protein 55 (The sequence of the model RefSeq protein was modified relative to this genomic sequence to represent the inferred CDS: inserted 1 base in 1 codon) — MDSGDPTTLLLTKIRILEPXYAPKIIGYLLLQDFSEKDLMRLALGPETVLQSIILKVKGQLGLFTSPSTPTSPSPFNPISRPPINGRGGGGGGSPLSNGFMDFRRNSPSSSPSPTSPWSVNSVSFTNGSILKPLSSHQSNGDAAGAESDLLEDQQLNDYLSFLDDSKTEEAVDLTDYSVNNGETHLLHRRSFSADASFGSGEDGFGAGFKPCVYFSRGLCKNGESCKFVHGGFPDNADGNGIVADSSRKVESFGRQHEEMMRLKMAYQQQRLASQLLGRVPQMSYEKRMEFLLHQHALRDGALPFGDERYWSSSPGRLERMELMAMQFGDLSNSAARQIYLTFPAESTFKDEDVATYFSLFGTVQDVRIPYQQKRMFGFVSFAQPETVKAVLARGNPHFICDSRVLVKPYKEKGKAFDKKHQYLLQQQMERGNYSPCSSPSGIDPREQSDPQLGSKMFYERREMMRRKMEEAELHRAIELERRRVINLQLPEFKNSGGVSNHHRSFSVGSPGYFSPAINQSPDIQSDLTSADAFKVVDDTNPKGINSNNYSNGAKEGTNESETDTGSPIELVLPSNLFPPATATDDSAETNANAGVSVSSTNGDEPPATTSNLVQ, encoded by the exons ATGGATTCCGGCGACCCGACAACTTTGCTTTTAACGAAAATAAGGATCTTGGAGC GTTACGCTCCGAAGATCATAGGGTATCTTCTCTTACAAGACTTTAGCGAGAAGGACTTGATGCGTCTCGCTCTTGGACCTGAGACAGTTCTTCAGTCCATTATCTTAAAAGTGAAGGGTCAGTTAGGTCTTTTCACCTCGCCTTCTACTCCGACGTCTCCTTCTCCGTTTAACCCCATCTCTCGTCCACCCATTAACGGCCGAGGAGGGGGAGGAGGAGGAAGCCCTCTCTCTAATGGGTTTATGGATTTCAGAAGAAACTCTCCGTCTTCTTCTCCTTCTCCCACCTCTCCATGGTCAGTCAACAGTGTGAGCTTTACTAATGGAAGCATCTTGAAGCCCTTGAGCTCTCACCAAAGCAACGGAGATGCTGCTGGTGCTGAATCTGATTTACTGGAAGATCAGCAGCTAAATGATTACCTCTCGTTTCTAGACGATTCGAAAACCGAGGAAGCTGTAGATCTTACAGACTACTCGGTTAACAATGGAGAGACCCATCTGCTTCACAGGAGGAGTTTCTCGGCAGATGCGTCTTTTGGGTCTGGAGAAGATGGGTTTGGCGCGGGATTCAAACCTTGTGTGTATTTCAGTAGAGGGTTGTGTAAGAACGGAGAGAGCTGCAAGTTTGTCCACGGAGGGTTTCCGGATAACGCTGATGGTAATGGCATTGTGGCTGATTCGTCCAGGAAAGTTGAGAGCTTTGGTAGGCAGCACGAGGAGATGATGAGGTTGAAGATGGCTTATCAGCAGCAGAGGCTGGCTTCTCAGCTCCTTGGTAGGGTTCCTCAGATGTCTTACGAGAAAAGAATGGAGTTTCTCTTGCATCAGCATGCTCTTAG AGATGGTGCACTGCCTTTTGGTGATGAGAGATACTGGAGCAGCAGCCCGGGAAGGCTTGAGAGGATGGAACTAATGGCAATGCAGTTTGGTGATCTGTCTAACTCGGCAGCTAGACAGATCTACTTGACATTCCCAGCTGAGAGCACGTTTAAGGATGAGGACGTTGCAACTTACTTCAG CCTATTCGGAACAGTGCAAGATGTGCGGATACCATACCAACAGAAGCGTATGTTTGGCTTTGTTTCATTTGCGCAGCCTGAGACTGTGAAGGCTGTACTAGCCAGAGGGAATCCTCATTTCATCTGCGACTCACGTGTTCTTGTCAAACCTTACAAAGAAAAAGGCAAAGCCTTTGACAA GAAGCATCAGTATCTGCTCCAGCAGCAGATGGAGCGTGGGAATTACTCCCCATGTTCCAGTCCTTCTGGGATTGATCCTAGAGAACAGTCTGATCCCCAACTTG GTTCGAAAATGTTCTACGAGAGGAGGGAGATGATGAGAAGGAAAATGGAGGAAGCTGAGCTGCATAGGGCTATTGAACTTGAAAGAAGACGCGTTATTAATTTGCAGCTTCCTGAGTTCAAGAATAGTGGAGGAGTGTCTAATCATCACCGTAGCTTCTCTGTTGGGTCTCCTGGTTATTTTTCACCTGCCATCAACCAAAGCCCTGATATTCAATCTGATCTCACTAGCGCAGATGCTTTCAAAG TTGTTGATGATACCAACCCAAAGGGTATTAACAGCAATAACTACTCAAACGGTGCAAAAGAAGGGACCAACGAGAGTGAAACCGACACTGGAAGCCCTATAGAGCTTGTTCTTCCTAGTAATCTCTTCCCTCCTGCAACAGCTACTGATGATTCTGCTGAAACTAATGCAAATGCTGGAGTCTCCGTCTCCTCTACTAATGGAGATGAGCCACCAGCCACTACCAGTAACCTGGTGCAGTAG
- the LOC106318509 gene encoding uncharacterized protein LOC106318509 produces the protein MSNFGDLNPVFSASGRSTNNPDPAFNSRLSKPRFSKVRRQVKPVMKPSSVTSDSLPAAQGFNPFLYRGSPDDAGFGGRSVHEGFVFGGSSSGDQVLEDLGKLNIEVDDVHFDSRLPGDMQNLNIKDSRSNAGRNVDDDELQSLLKNKLNLDPSKDNSFGSSSSSSWSTGGHVIHEGLEKLNISEKAMIHNAKAKASMDYVGGGLATDGINIRHASAQNVSAESLQGSGSEKKVHGFSSSCPMNYSFVGTEPPRNAHDATTSTVNPPEFSFSSNGKSGGTNFMEFKTPNLKPNPFSSLDQKLGFNAKKDSVGASRGRRKGVKQPVKVQLNIGNEFAFAESAFPQGTSEVSDSYSPMDVSPYEETADSRDFSAGSDQFANPDNIPPAALNDAFDAELAAATERMDINEEDEVNNNQAEGLNTGECAEGDDLAEDSISGAETESFKTAAEEMETSSDTFASASESEVTSSYRPDRQENDNHPLFNSNAASSSFTFSASSFSGVQGQQSTSKRISRKKYPVPLGQDPYILIPNASSFKSSQHSPVTGVQSHLSMGKPSERDPFTRLQKPINNSVMDKARDEKDASNAAQEACEKWRLRGNNAYKNGDLSRAEESYSQGIDSVPKIETSRNCLRALMLCYSNRAATRMALGRMREAIADCTMASSIDSNFLKVQVRAGNCYLSLGEIEDASRYFKKCLQTGSDICVDRKISVEASEGLQKAQRVSECMHEAGCRLQLRTSTDAEKALEILEEALLISPYSENLLIMKGEALLMLEKYEASIKLCEQTIDLAGKNSLPVDANKYPDSDDTPKDINFGIWRCRLMLKSYFHMGKLEEAINSLEKQEQLLSATKRDGHKPLESFIPLAATIRELLRLKSAGNEAFKSGRHAEAVEHYTAALSCNVESRSFTAVCFCNRSAAYKALGQLSDAIADCSLAIALDQNYSKAISRRATLFEMLRDYGQAASDMHRYVNILTKQMEEKTSGIHDRVTNLANDIRQARMRLSELEEKSRKETSLDMYLVLGVVPSCSASDIRKAYRKAALKHHPDKAGQSLTRNESKDERLWKEIGEEVRRDTDKLFKMIGEAYAVLSDPAKRSQYDLEEEMQNSQRRRDGASTSGAEPDVNYPFSNSRRNWREGWSSSRREPSGPRWFEQNRSNRYPL, from the exons ATGAGCAACTTCGGGGACTTGAATCCGGTCTTCTCAGCGTCGGGTCGAAGCACCAATAACCCTGACCCGGCTTTCAATTCGCGTCTCTCGAAGCCGAGATTCTCCAAGGTCAGAAGGCAAGTCAAGCCTGTGATGAAACCCTCCTCCGTCACCTCCGATTCCTTGCCTGCTGCTCAGGGATTCAACCCCTTTCTCTACCGCGGATCTCCCGACGACGCCGGATTTGGCGGCCGCAGCGTTCACGAAGGTTTTGTGTTTGGAGGATCGAGCTCTGGTGACCAAGTTTTGGAGGATTTGGGGAAGCTGAATATTGAGGTTGATGATGTGCATTTTGATTCTAGGCTTCCTGGTGATATGCAGAATCTCAATATCAAGGATTCTCGTTCCAATGCGGGTAGGAACGTGGATGATGATGAGCTTCAATCTCTTTTGAAGAATAAACTCAATCTTGATCCCAGCAAAGATAATAGCTTTGGTTCTTCTTCTTCTTCTTCGTGGAGTACAGGTGGACATGTGATCCATGAAGGTTTGGAGAAGTTGAATATCTCAGAGAAGGCGATGATTCATAATGCCAAAGCCAAAGCATCAATGGATTATGTTGGAGGAGGTTTAGCTACTGATGGGATCAACATACGGCATGCATCAGCTCAGAACGTTTCGGCAGAATCACTTCAGGGAAGTGGAAGTGAGAAGAAAGTTCATGGCTTTAGCAGTTCATGTCCGATGAACTATAGTTTTGTAGGTACAGAACCGCCTAGAAACGCTCATGATGCGACGACCTCTACAGTAAATCCTCCCGAGTTCAGTTTTTCGAGTAATGGAAAGAGTGGGGGGACCAATTTTATGGAGTTCAAGACCCCCAATTTGAAGCCAAATCCTTTTTCTAGCTTGGACCAGAAACTGGGGTTCAATGCAAAGAAGGACAGTGTTGGTGCCTCTAGAGGGAGAAGGAAAGGGGTTAAGCAGCCTGTGAAAGTCCAGCTTAATATTGGAAATGAATTTGCTTTTGCTGAAAGTGCGTTTCCACAAGGAACGAGCGAGGTTTCTGATTCTTATTCACCAATGGATGTATCTCCTTATGAGGAGACTGCAGATTCTAGAGACTTCTCTGCTGGATCAGATCAGTTTGCGAATCCCGACAACATACCTCCTGCTGCTTTAAATGATGCGTTTGATGCAGAGCTAGCTGCTGCAACCGAACGTATGGACATAAACGAGGAGGATGAAGTTAATAACAATCAAGCTGAGGGACTTAATACTGGCGAATGTGCTGAGGGTGATGACCTTGCTGAAGATTCTATATCTGGGGCTGAAACGGAAAGTTTTAAAACAGCAGCGGAAGAGATGGAAACTAGTAGTGATACTTTCGCCTCAGCTTCAGAAAGTGAGGTTACTTCAAGCTATAGGCCTGATAGGCAAGAAAATGACAACCACCCCCTGTTTAATTCAAATGCTGCTAGCTCCAGCTTTACCTTTTCTGCTTCATCGTTTTCCGGAGTGCAAGGGCAACAATCAACGTCTAAGCGTATCAGCAGGAAGAAATATCCAGTTCCACTTGGGCAGGATCCATATATCTTAATTCCAAATGCTTCATCATTCAAATCTTCACAACACTCGCCGGTAACTGGTGTTCAGTCACACCTGTCCATGGGGAAACCCAGTGAAAGGGATCCGTTTACTCGTCTACAAAAGCCTATTAATAATTCTGTGATGGACAAAGCACGAGACGAAAAAGATGCGTCTAATGCAGCGCAAGAAGCATGTGAAAAATGGCGATTAAG AGGAAACAATGCTTACAAAAATGGAGATCTTTCCAGAGCTGAGGAATCTTACAGTCAAGGGATAGATTCAGTGCCTAAAATCGAGACGTCTAGAAACTGTCTCAGGGCACTGATGCTTTGCTACAGCAACCGTGCTGCAACACGCATGGCCCTTGGAAGAATGAGAGAAGCAATAGCAGATTGTACGATGGCTTCTTCAATAGACTCCAACTTCCTTAAAGTCCAAGTCCGAGCTGGAAA TTGTTATCTTTCACTTGGGGAGATTGAAGACGCATCCAGGTACTTTAAAAAATGCTTGCAAACTGGAAGTGACATCTGCGTGGACCGCAAAATCAGTGTAGAGGCTTCTGAAGGTCTACAAAAGGCACAG AGAGTTTCGGAATGCATGCATGAAGCTGGCTGTCGTTTGCAGCTCAGAACATCAACTGATGCTGAGAAAGCTTTGGAAATATTGGAAGAAGCTCTGCTGATAAGTCCATACTCTGAAAACTTACTCATCATGAAAGGAGAGGCGCTTTTGATG CTTGAGAAGTATGAAGCATCAATAAAGCTTTGTGAGCAGACAATTGATTTGGCTGGAAAGAATTCTCTTCCCGTAGATGCTAATAAATACCCAGATTCTGATGACACTCCCAAGGATATAAACTTTGGAATCTGGCGGTGTCGTCTCATGCTTAAATCATATTTCCATATGGGAAAGCTTGAGGAGGCGATTAATTCTCTAGAGAAGCAAGAACAATTACTATCTGCTACAAAAAG AGATGGACACAAACCTCTTGAATCCTTCATCCCTTTGGCTGCTACCATACGTGAGTTGTTGCGCCTTAAG TCGGCAGGGAATGAAGCATTTAAGTCTGGACGACACGCTGAAGCAGTTGAACATTACACAGCAGCCTTGTCGTGCAACGTGGAATCACGTTCTTTTACAGCTGTGTGTTTCTGTAATCGTTCTGCGGCATATAAAGCTCTTGGTCAACTCTCTGACGCCATTGCAGACTGCAGTCTTGCCATTGCTCTCGACCAAAATTACTCAAAG GCTATTTCTAGACGGGCCACGTTGTTCGAGATGCTGAGGGATTATGGACAGGCGGCGAGTGACATGCATAGATATGTGAATATTCTAACCAAGCAAATGGAGGAGAAAACCTCTGGGATTCACGACAGAGTAACTAATTTGGCCAACGACATTAGACAAGCTCGTATGCGACTTTCTGAACTGGAAGAGAAATCAAGGAAAGAAACTTCGTTGGATATGTACCTCGTCTT GGGTGTAGTGCCATCATGCTCTGCTTCAGATATCAGAAAGGCATATAGGAAGGCCGCACTCAAACACCATCCCGACAAG GCTGGTCAGTCTTTGACAAGAAACGAGAGTAAAGATGAGAGGTTATGGAAGGAGATAGGAGAAGAAGTACGCAGAGATACTGATAAACTATTTAAAATGATTGGAGAAGCGTATGCTGTGCTTTCAGACCCTGCAAAG CGTTCTCAGTATGATCTTGAAGAAGAGATGCAAAATTCACAAAGGAGACGTGATGGAGCGAGCACATCTGGAGCAGAGCCAGATGTTAATTATCCTTTCAGTAACAGTAGAAGAAACTGGAGAGAAGGATGGAGTTCTTCACGTAGGGAACCATCAGGTCCGAGATGGTTTGAACAAAACCGATCAAACAGATACCCCTTGTAA
- the LOC106315710 gene encoding THUMP domain-containing protein 1 yields the protein MATGDQSKKRKQRYLPQNRPAKKKGAYPLKPGVQGFFISCDGGREYQASQEAINVIDSFFEELMHGTGLKMNSSGVLENPINKKVTFSYSEDEDEEEDDEGSNDKEEENKEVGDKEEVSEGGNKQVDEKELTSEGSCKVKQTEKDEEKEEEKQENVVEEEPPKKKPCVEEATASAKVNGNAEKSIDKLIDAELKELGDKSKRRFMKLDPGCNGIVFIQMKRRDGDPSPKDIVQHAMTSAAATKKHMSRFILRILPIEVACYPSEEEISRAIKPLVEHYFPVETDNPRKFAVLYGARANTGLDRMKIINTVAKSIPAPHKVDLNNPEMSIVVEIVKTVCLIGVVEKYKELAKYNLRQLTSTK from the exons ATGGCTACCGGTGACCAGAGCAAGAAGAGAAAGCAGCGTTACCTCCCTCAGAAC AGACCAGCAAAGAAGAAGGGAGCTTACCCTTTGAAGCCAGGGGTTCAAGGTTTTTTCATCTCTTGCGATGGCGGACGCGAATACCAAGCTTCTCAGGAAGCTATTAACGTCATTGATTCC TTTTTTGAGGAGCTAATGCATGGGACTGGCTTGAAAATGAATTCTTCTGGGGTGCTTGAGAACCCAATTAACAAAAAGGTCACATTTTCCTATAGCGAGGATGAGGATGAAGAGGAAGATGATGAGGGTAGTAATGACAAGGAAGAGGAGAACAAAGAGGTTGGGGATAAGGAAGAAGTGAGTGAAGGCGGTAATAAACAGGTGGATGAGAAAGAATTAACAAGCGAAGGTTCATGTAAAGTCAAACAAACTGAAAAGGACGAAGAAAAAGAAGAAGAGAAACAAGAGAATGTTGTTGAAGAAGAACCTCCAAAAAAGAAGCCATGTGTGGAAGAAGCAACTGCATCAGCAAAAGTAAATGGAAATGCAGAGAAGTCTATTGATAAGTTGATTGATGCTGAACTAAAAGAGCTCGGTGACAAGAGTAAG AGACGATTTATGAAGTTAGATCCTGGTTGCAACGGTATTGTCTTCATCCAAATGAAAAGGAGAGATGGTGACCCAAGTCCCAAAGATATTGTCCAGCATGCAATGACTTCTGCTGCTGCAACCAAAAAACATATGTCAAG GTTCATCCTAAGAATTTTACCAATTGAAGTGGCGTGTTATCCTTCAGAGGAAGAGATTTCAAGAGCCATCAAGCCTCTTGTAGAACACTACTTTCCCGTTGAGACTGATAACCCCCGGAAA TTTGCTGTGTTGTATGGAGCACGTGCGAACACAGGCCTTGATAGGATGAAAATAATAAACACTGTGGCGAAGTCAATTCCTGCCCCTCACAAAGTTGATTTGAACAACCCGGAGATGTCTATCGTGGTTGAAATTGTTAAG ACAGTGTGCTTGATTGGAGTGGTGGAGAAGTACAAGGAGCTGGCTAAGTACAATCTCAGGCAGCTCACGTCGACCAAGTGA